The bacterium genome has a window encoding:
- the ilvD gene encoding dihydroxy-acid dehydratase: protein MRSDMMKKGIDRLPHRSLFKAMGYTDSEIRGPLIAVANSANEIIPGHIHLRQIADAVKAGIRMAGGTPMEFGVIGVCDGITMNHDGMKYSLPSREIIADSIEIMCSAHPFDGLVMVGNCDKIIPGMLMAAGRLNIPAVYISGGPMLAGNYKGRCLDLISTFEAVGKVRLNQMSEKELLAWEDTACPGPGSCAGLFTANSMNCLSEAMGMALPGNGTVPAVDSRRIRLAKQAGIKILELIKKNITPRKIMTPGAFRNAMVVDMAFGGSSNTALHLPAIAREVGIDLSLNEFNKISGKTPHLCSMSPGGKYHLEDLDMAGGIPALMKELTRKNLINLDEITVTGVKVKENIKSAEIIDNEVIRPLNNPYHKTGGLAVLFGNIAPEGAVVKEAAVSSKMLKFTGKARVFESEESAVKAIFGKKIKPGDCVIIRNEGPKGGPGMREMLTPTSAVMGMGLGESVALLTDGRFSGGTRGACIGHISPEAASGGPLAILKEGDIIDIDIPARKLNARITNEEIKDRFSGFEPKGPGVKTGYLSRYAKMVASGSKGAVLK from the coding sequence TCCATTTAAGACAGATTGCGGACGCGGTCAAGGCGGGGATAAGAATGGCGGGAGGAACACCTATGGAATTCGGGGTTATCGGCGTGTGTGATGGAATTACAATGAATCACGATGGAATGAAGTATTCACTGCCAAGCCGTGAAATAATCGCGGATTCCATAGAAATTATGTGCTCGGCGCATCCGTTTGACGGGCTCGTTATGGTCGGAAATTGCGACAAGATAATTCCCGGGATGCTCATGGCGGCGGGAAGGTTGAATATTCCCGCGGTTTATATAAGCGGCGGGCCGATGCTCGCGGGCAATTACAAAGGCAGGTGTCTGGATTTAATAAGCACTTTTGAAGCTGTCGGGAAAGTCAGGCTGAATCAAATGAGCGAAAAAGAATTATTGGCATGGGAGGATACCGCGTGTCCGGGGCCTGGTTCATGCGCCGGTCTTTTCACGGCCAATTCTATGAATTGTTTAAGCGAGGCCATGGGAATGGCCCTGCCGGGAAACGGAACAGTTCCCGCGGTTGACAGCAGGCGTATAAGATTAGCGAAACAAGCCGGTATAAAGATATTGGAATTAATAAAGAAAAATATTACGCCGCGGAAAATTATGACGCCCGGGGCGTTCAGGAACGCGATGGTGGTTGATATGGCGTTCGGCGGGTCGAGCAATACGGCATTACACCTTCCCGCAATCGCGAGAGAAGTGGGTATTGATTTGTCATTGAATGAGTTTAACAAAATAAGCGGTAAGACCCCGCACCTTTGCAGTATGTCGCCGGGGGGTAAATATCACCTGGAAGATTTAGACATGGCCGGCGGGATACCGGCTTTGATGAAAGAACTGACAAGGAAGAATTTAATCAATCTTGATGAAATTACGGTGACAGGTGTTAAGGTGAAAGAGAATATAAAAAGCGCGGAAATAATAGATAATGAAGTAATAAGGCCGTTAAATAACCCGTATCATAAAACAGGCGGGCTCGCGGTGCTTTTTGGGAACATAGCCCCTGAAGGAGCGGTAGTGAAGGAAGCGGCTGTTTCTTCAAAGATGCTCAAATTTACGGGAAAGGCTAGGGTTTTTGAATCAGAGGAATCCGCGGTAAAAGCGATTTTTGGGAAGAAAATAAAACCAGGGGATTGTGTTATCATACGCAACGAAGGGCCGAAAGGAGGCCCCGGGATGCGCGAAATGCTTACACCGACGTCCGCCGTTATGGGTATGGGACTGGGAGAAAGTGTCGCGCTTTTGACCGACGGCCGTTTTTCAGGCGGGACGAGAGGCGCATGCATAGGGCACATTTCACCTGAAGCCGCTTCAGGCGGACCATTGGCAATTCTTAAAGAAGGCGATATAATAGATATAGATATTCCAGCGAGAAAATTAAATGCGCGTATAACGAATGAAGAAATTAAGGACAGGTTCAGCGGTTTTGAACCAAAAGGCCCTGGTGTTAAAACAGGATATTTAAGCAGGTATGCAAAAATGGTTGCCTCGGGAAGTAAAGGGGCGGTATTAAAATAA
- the ilvB gene encoding biosynthetic-type acetolactate synthase large subunit translates to MLKSGSEILLDALEKEGVEVIFGFPGGAILPVYDVIYDSKIRHILVRHEQGAAHAADGYARSTGKIGVCVATSGPGATNLVTGIATAYMDSIPIVAITGQVGTDLLGNDSFQEADIFGITIPITKYNYLVKKIEDLPGIIKEAFYIAQTGRPGPVLIDIPKNVQVAKMEYAGYPKEINIPSYNPTFKGNPRQIKLAAEAISKAERPVIYAGGGIIISGADEELKIFAEKIEAPVTMTLMGLGGFPGTHELSMGMLGMHGTRAANYAVTESDLLIAIGARFDDRVTGKLSAFAPNAKVIHIDIDPAEIGKRRKADIPIVGDIKQVLQSLHKEIKTKTHSDWAKKIENWKKHHPLAYKNEKGKLKPQFVIEKIYEITKGDAIITTEVGQNQMWAAQYYKFDKPRRFLSSGGLGTMGYGFPAAIGAQAANPGKTVFDIAGDGSIQMNIQELGTAVCSKLPVKIAILNNFYLGMVRQWQELFFNKRYSNTCLAGNPNFVALAKAYGAHGILVTKQEEVVPALKEAMKINDRPTIIDFHVAQEENVFPMVPAGAAITDMIELA, encoded by the coding sequence ATGCTGAAATCAGGATCAGAAATTTTATTGGACGCCTTGGAAAAAGAAGGTGTGGAAGTAATTTTTGGATTTCCGGGCGGGGCAATTTTACCCGTTTATGATGTTATTTACGATTCGAAAATCAGACACATCCTTGTCCGGCATGAACAAGGCGCGGCCCACGCGGCGGATGGTTACGCGCGTTCAACGGGTAAGATAGGAGTATGTGTGGCTACATCAGGGCCGGGCGCGACAAATTTAGTTACAGGCATCGCAACCGCGTATATGGATTCAATTCCTATAGTCGCGATTACAGGCCAGGTTGGTACCGACCTTTTGGGAAATGACAGTTTCCAGGAAGCGGATATTTTCGGGATTACCATACCTATTACCAAATATAATTATTTAGTGAAAAAAATCGAGGACCTGCCGGGAATCATAAAAGAAGCGTTTTATATCGCGCAAACAGGACGTCCCGGTCCGGTTCTTATAGATATTCCCAAAAATGTGCAAGTGGCAAAGATGGAATATGCCGGCTATCCGAAAGAAATAAACATACCGAGTTACAACCCGACGTTCAAGGGAAATCCAAGGCAGATAAAGCTCGCGGCTGAAGCTATCAGCAAAGCCGAGCGCCCTGTGATTTATGCCGGAGGCGGTATCATAATTTCCGGTGCGGATGAAGAATTAAAAATTTTTGCTGAAAAAATAGAAGCGCCTGTTACTATGACGTTAATGGGATTAGGCGGTTTTCCCGGGACACATGAATTATCAATGGGGATGCTCGGAATGCATGGGACGCGCGCCGCTAATTACGCGGTTACGGAAAGCGATTTGCTGATTGCCATCGGAGCGAGATTTGATGACCGCGTTACGGGGAAACTATCCGCGTTTGCCCCAAACGCAAAGGTCATACATATAGATATCGACCCGGCGGAAATCGGGAAGCGCAGGAAGGCCGATATCCCTATTGTCGGTGATATTAAACAGGTCCTCCAGTCATTACATAAAGAGATAAAAACAAAAACCCATTCTGATTGGGCAAAGAAAATTGAAAATTGGAAAAAACATCATCCTCTTGCCTATAAAAATGAAAAGGGAAAACTTAAACCGCAGTTTGTTATTGAGAAAATTTATGAAATAACAAAGGGTGACGCGATTATTACAACCGAAGTCGGCCAGAACCAGATGTGGGCCGCGCAGTATTATAAATTTGATAAACCCAGGAGATTTCTCAGTTCAGGCGGCCTTGGGACAATGGGCTACGGTTTCCCGGCGGCGATTGGCGCCCAGGCGGCGAACCCGGGTAAAACAGTTTTTGATATCGCGGGAGACGGGAGTATCCAGATGAATATCCAGGAACTGGGGACAGCGGTTTGTTCAAAATTGCCTGTTAAAATCGCGATATTAAACAATTTTTATCTTGGCATGGTCAGGCAGTGGCAGGAGTTATTTTTTAATAAACGTTATTCAAATACATGCCTTGCGGGAAATCCGAATTTTGTTGCTTTAGCTAAAGCTTACGGAGCTCACGGGATTTTGGTTACAAAACAGGAAGAGGTTGTCCCTGCGCTGAAAGAGGCAATGAAAATTAATGACAGGCCTACAATAATCGATTTTCATGTCGCGCAGGAGGAAAATGTTTTCCCGATGGTCCCTGCTGGCGCGGCGATAACGGACATGATTGAACTGGCATGA
- the ilvN gene encoding acetolactate synthase small subunit: MRHTISLLVRNKPGVLSHIAGLFSARGYNIDSLTVGETDDKTVSRMTIVTIGDDKIIEQVTKQLNKLIDVIKVVDLTDQPFVDRELVLIKVQAEGDKRSQIIEITDIFRAKIVDVSVKTVTIEVTGDEGKIQAIIELLNPFGIKEIARTGKVAIARGKDAVRNSKGGTTC, encoded by the coding sequence ATGCGGCACACTATCTCATTATTGGTAAGAAATAAACCCGGTGTTTTATCTCACATCGCGGGGCTTTTCAGCGCGAGGGGATATAATATAGATAGCTTAACAGTAGGCGAAACGGATGATAAAACAGTTTCGCGTATGACAATTGTAACAATCGGCGACGACAAAATTATTGAGCAGGTGACTAAACAGCTTAATAAATTAATAGATGTAATCAAAGTCGTGGATTTAACCGACCAGCCTTTTGTTGACAGGGAATTGGTTTTAATCAAGGTGCAGGCGGAAGGAGATAAAAGATCCCAGATTATTGAAATTACTGATATATTCCGGGCGAAAATTGTAGATGTCAGTGTGAAAACGGTGACTATTGAAGTTACCGGTGATGAGGGAAAAATACAGGCGATTATTGAGCTTCTTAATCCATTTGGCATAAAAGAAATCGCCCGGACGGGAAAAGTGGCGATCGCGAGAGGCAAGGACGCGGTAAGGAATAGCAAGGGAGGAACAACATGCTGA
- the ilvC gene encoding ketol-acid reductoisomerase: MKVYYEKDADLKILKGKKITVIGYGAQGHAHAQNLKDSGLDVVVGLRPASEKAKQAKADGLAVLPVEDAVKSADIVMILIPDEIQGDVYKESIKPNLKKNAALAFAHGFNIHFGQIVPPVDTDVIMIAPKGPGKLVRSVYLEGKGVPCLIAIHQDASGKAKDIALAYAKGIGGTRAGVIETNFREETETDLFGEQSVLCGGISSLIMAGFETLVEAGYAPEMAYFECLHEVKLITDLINEGGISYMRGAISNTAKYGDVTRGPRIVTEETKKEMKKILSEIQSGQFAKEWMLENKVNRPVFNALLKKDKEHLIEKVGAELRKMMVWKKK; encoded by the coding sequence ATGAAGGTTTATTATGAAAAAGATGCGGATCTGAAAATTCTCAAGGGCAAAAAAATTACTGTAATAGGTTATGGTGCCCAGGGGCACGCGCACGCGCAGAATTTAAAAGACAGCGGTTTGGACGTAGTTGTCGGTTTGCGTCCTGCAAGCGAAAAGGCCAAACAGGCGAAGGCGGACGGGCTCGCGGTTTTGCCTGTTGAAGACGCCGTAAAATCCGCTGATATTGTAATGATCCTGATTCCCGACGAGATACAGGGAGATGTTTATAAAGAATCAATTAAACCTAATTTAAAAAAGAACGCGGCGCTGGCGTTTGCGCACGGTTTTAATATACATTTCGGACAGATTGTTCCGCCGGTGGATACAGACGTGATAATGATTGCTCCAAAAGGCCCGGGGAAACTTGTGAGAAGCGTATATCTTGAAGGAAAGGGTGTGCCATGTCTTATAGCCATCCACCAGGATGCTTCCGGGAAAGCAAAAGATATAGCGCTCGCTTATGCCAAGGGAATAGGCGGTACAAGGGCTGGCGTAATTGAAACAAATTTCCGCGAGGAGACAGAGACAGATTTGTTTGGCGAGCAGTCTGTTTTATGCGGCGGAATTAGTTCTCTGATTATGGCTGGTTTTGAAACATTGGTTGAGGCAGGCTATGCGCCTGAAATGGCTTATTTTGAGTGCCTGCATGAGGTCAAATTAATAACCGATTTGATTAATGAAGGCGGGATTTCATATATGAGAGGCGCAATCAGCAATACCGCGAAATACGGCGATGTAACACGCGGGCCGAGGATTGTTACGGAAGAGACTAAAAAAGAGATGAAAAAGATTCTGTCCGAGATTCAAAGCGGGCAGTTCGCGAAGGAATGGATGCTTGAAAATAAAGTTAACCGCCCGGTGTTTAACGCGCTTTTGAAAAAAGATAAAGAACACCTTATCGAAAAAGTCGGGGCTGAACTCCGTAAGATGATGGTTTGGAAAAAGAAATAA